The following are from one region of the Capsicum annuum cultivar UCD-10X-F1 chromosome 1, UCD10Xv1.1, whole genome shotgun sequence genome:
- the LOC124895891 gene encoding uncharacterized protein LOC124895891, with the protein MDADADDFRPLLRINVVERSFEGSLNSSALPPQRPTVDDDLIGDDLNDYENDDEEDRGTALKSGYSFSDGTNFCYGKKIIDKKELKILLDAAAARQSFDYYIEKSCTKLIKYETSDRFCIYKYIGLHACGVKHATRRHKKVSSELIVSVCVNHFRDGKGPSIREIQKIVFKELHCNASYWMCWKGSVIAKNIIHGTPEHGYACLPTFSYMVELLNPGSFYSIMVNRIDGSFVYYFLAFGACIRGYAHMRKVIAFDDTYLYEKYGGVLLSVVAQNTENHIFLIVFRVFDKKNDAS; encoded by the exons ATGGATGCTGATGCAGATGACTTTAGGCctcttttgaggataaatgtggttgagaggtcctttgaaggatCGCTGAACTCATCAGCACTCCCACCGCAGCGCCCGACAGTTGACGATGATTTAATTGGCGACGATTTGAATGATTATGAGAACG atgatgaagaagaccgtGGAACGGCATTAAAATCAGGATACTCCTTCTCGGACGGAACTAATTTCTGTTATGGTAAAAAAATCATCGATAAGAAAGAGCTAAAAATTCTACTAGACGCAGCAGCGGCgaggcagtcttttgattattatatagAGAAGAGCTGCACGAAATTGATTAAG TACGAGACCTCGGacagattttgcatatacaagtatATCGGGTTGCACGCGTGCGGGGTTAAACATGCCACGCGCAGACACAAGAAAGTCTCATCCGAATTGATTGTTTCAGTATGCGTAAATCACTTtcgggatggtaagggtccaagcataagagaaattcaaaagATTGTGTTTAAGGAGTTGCATTGCAacgcaagctattggatgtgttggaaaggaagtgtaattgcaAAGAACATCATTCACGGGACACCGGAGCACGGATATGCTTGCTTACCGACTTTTTCCtacatggtggagttattgaatcccgGGTCTTTTTACTCTATTATGGTAAACCGGATAGATGGATCgttcgtttactacttcttagcattcggaGCTTGTATACGGGGATATGCCCatatgagaaaggtaattgcctTTGATGACACATATTTGTATGAAAAGTACGGGGGCGTTCTGTTGAGTGTCGTTGCACAGAACACTGAAAATCATATCTTTTTGATTGTCTTTCGTGTGTTCGATAAAAAGAACGATGCTTCTTAG
- the LOC107852155 gene encoding uncharacterized protein LOC107852155: MSTNDNEIDNNLLTLSLSFPTATVPPPPPPPPPESSHGPLRRPRKRKLPSQTKSDTITPPYPWATNQRAKVHSLNVLHSNGVSNIIGEVQCKKCEKKYEVSFNLREKFEQVGSFIALNKASMHDRAPDIWMNPVFLKCKYCEQESSVKPVIASKKKSINWLFLLLGQFIGCCTLEQLKYFCKHNKNHRTGAKDRVLYLTYLTLCRQLDPSGPFDR; encoded by the coding sequence atgtctacAAACGACAATGAAATTGATAACAACTTACTTACATTGTCTTTATCTTTCCCTACCGCCACCGTACCACCACCACCTCCTCCTCCACCACCGGAATCCTCCCACGGACCGCTTCGTCGTCCTCGTAAACGAAAATTACCTAGCCAAACAAAAAGTGACACGATAACTCCACCTTATCCATGGGCTACAAATCAACGTGCCAAAGTGCACTCTCTTAACGTGTTACATTCTAACGGTGTTAGTAATATTATTGGTGAAGTGCAATGCAAGAAGTGCGAGAAAAAATATGAGGTAAGTTTTAATTTGCGCGAGAAATTCGAGCAAGTTGGAAGCTTTATCGCATTAAATAAAGCTTCCATGCATGACCGGGCACCGGACATTTGGATGAACCCGGTTTTTTTGAAATGCAAGTATTGTGAACAAGAGAGCAGTGTTAAACCGGTTATTGCATCGAAGAAGAAATCGATAAATTGGCTATTTTTGCTATTGGGACAGTTTATTGGATGTTGTACACTTGAACAGTTGAAATATTTCTGCAAACATAACAAGAATCATCGTACTGGTGCGAAGGATCGTGTTCTTTATTTAACGTATTTGACTCTTTGCAGGCAGCTTGATCCCAGTGGCCCTTTTGATCGTTGA
- the LOC107852163 gene encoding meiotic recombination protein SPO11-2, producing MGELSRSTIFFSDQHLCYADILSPSQVRARIEVAVLNFLKALSSNSPSISDLSLISRNSSNSRVSRGLLTGDSWIFLSHSFCTRSLTKENSAKSFIRVWKVMEICYQVLVQEKRVTQRELYYKLLCDSPDYFTSQLQVNRTIQDLVALLRCSRYSLGIMASSRGAIAGRLLLQEPDKEVVDCSTCGSSGYAISGDLELLGKLTMGTDARYIIMVEKHAVFQRLAEDRVFNQIPCILITAKGFPDIATRFLLHRMCKMFPNLLVLGLVDWNPAGLAILCTFKFGSIGMGLEAYRYACNIKWLGLRKDDINQLIPKECLVPLKPRDLQIAKSLMSSEILQDSYKEEVAAMVQSGRRAEIEALYCHGYDYLVKFLATKIVQANYL from the exons ATGGGAGAATTGAGCAGATCAACCATTTTCTTCTCCGATCAACACCTCTGTTACGCCGATATTCTTTCTCCTTCACAG GTCCGAGCTCGAATCGAAGTTGCCGTCCTGAATTTTCTTAAAGCACTAAGTTCGAATTCTCCTTCAATTTCCGATCTATCACTG ATCAGTAGAAACTCGAGCAATAGCAGAGTGAGCCGGGGGTTACTTACCGGTGATTCATGGATCTTCTTGTCCCATTCATTTTGCACGCGATCATTAACGAAAGAAAATAGTGCCAAGTCCTTCATAAGAg tttggaagGTTATGGAAATCTGCTACCAAGTTCTGGTTCAGGAGAAAAGGGTGACTCAGAGAGAGCTATATTACAAGCTGCTATGTGATTCACCAGATTATTTCACTTCTCAATTGCAGGTTAATAGGACTATCCAAG ACTTGGTGGCTTTGCTTCGATGCAGCCGTTATAGTCTTGGAATAATGGCATCTAGCAGAGGGGCAATAGCAGGCCGTTTATTGTTGCAG GAGCCAGACAAGGAAGTTGTTGACTGCTCTACTTGTGGATCTTCGGGTTATGCTATATCTGGAGACCTGGAATTGTTGGGAAAATTAACCATGGGAACAGATGCACGATACATCATTATGGTGGAAAAG CATGCTGTATTCCAGCGACTAGCTGAGGATCGTGTATTCAATCAAATCCCTTGCATTTTGATCACTGCCAAGGGATTCCCTGATATTGCCACTAG GTTTCTGCTGCATCGAATGTGTAAGATGTTCCCAAATTTGCTAGTCTTGGGGCTGGTTGACTG GAATCCGGCTGGATTAGCAATTCTTTGCACCTTCAAGTTTGGTAGCATAGGGATGGGTCTTGAAGCATACAGATATG CTTGCAACATCAAGTGGTTAGGACTGCGAAAGGATGATATTAATCAACTTATACCTAAAGAATGTTTGGTCCCTTTGAAACCTCGAGATCTCCAGATTGCCAAAAGCTTGATGTCATCAGAGATTCTGCAG GATAGCTACAAAGAAGAGGTGGCAGCAATGGTTCAGAGTGGTCGAAGGGCAGAGATTGAAGCTCTATATTGTCATGGATATGATTACTTGGTGAAGTTCCTTGCAACAAAAATAGTACAAGCCAATTACCTCTGA
- the LOC107864496 gene encoding G-patch domain-containing protein 1 yields MAAPEAPVCYVGVARKSAAFRLMKQMGWEEGEGLGKNKQGIKGYVRVQNKQDTAGIGIEKPNEWAFDTAQFDSILKRLKVQTAETNNDEVKEKKEVQNDTTTRTSNDEQETVAKVTRPQGRYKKRERGKLVHAYSSQDLEGILVKKTKTSQTIDDQKVPDTAETIIVADDACNEDQGVPPEWWGYKNGFVSGGFLGSQAQKKKSSSSEKMRDFSERTTFHEDDQENLYNLVQNTATTGKQGLGIKDRPKKVAGCYFEGKKTSFEDSDDENSSESNPPMREESEEISDPVKNDEPKLKLKKLCKRLLKQAPGNSLKLKQLKVLIDEQSSDFFSNLTKKEALAFLKCKLEGSDKFSVEGKRVSLS; encoded by the exons ATGGCGGCGCCGGAAGCTCCCGTTTGCTATGTCGGAGTTGCTAGAAAGTCCGCCGCCTTCCGTCTCATGAAACAAATG GGATGGGAAGAAGGAGAAGGCCTAGGCAAGAACAAGCAAGGAATCAAAGGATATGTCAGAGTTCAAAACAAACAGGACACTGCAG GTATCGGTATAGAAAAGCCAAATGAGTGGGCGTTTGACACTGCTCAGTTTGATAGCATACTTAAAAGATTGAAAGTG CAAACAGCTGAAACCAACAATGATGAAG taaaagagaaaaaagaagtgCAAAATGACACAACAACAAGAACTTCTAATGACGAACAAGAGACTGTTGCTAAGGTTACTCGACCTCAAGGAAG GtataagaaaagagagagaggaaaGCTTGTTCATGCATATTCCTCTCAGGATCTTGAAGGAATTctt GTCAAAAAGACAAAGACTTCTCAGACAATTGATGATCAGAAGGTACCAGATACAGCAGAGACTATTATTGTTGCCGATGATGCAT GTAATGAAGATCAAGGTGTTCCCCCAGAATGGTGGGGCTATAAAAATGGATTTGTCTCGGGAGGATTTCTTGGAAGTCAAGCTCAGAAGAAAAAGTCATCCTCATCGGAAAAGATGCGAGACTTCAGTGAGAGGACCACATTCCATGAGGATGATCAAGAAAATCTTTATAATCTTGTCCAA AACACAGCCACAACTGGAAAACAAGGACTGGGTATCAAGGACCGGCCAAAGAAGGTTGCCGGTTGCTACTTTGAGGGGAAAAAGACGTCCTTtgaagatagtgatgatgaaaaTTCTTCTGAGTCAAATCCTCCCATGAGAGAAGAATCTGAAGAAATCAGTGACCCTGTAAAAAACGATGAACCAAAATTGAAGCTGAAGAAATTGTGTAAACGGCTGTTGAAACAG GCTCCGGGGAACTCGTTAAAGCTGAAGCAGCTTAAAGTGCTAATTGATGAACAATCATCAGATTTTTTCTCCAATTTAACTAAAAAAGAAGCGCTTGCTTTTTTGAAATGCAAG CTTGAAGGTAGTGACAAGTTCTCAGTGGAGGGAAAGAGGGTGTCTCTTTCTTAA
- the LOC107864504 gene encoding 2-C-methyl-D-erythritol 2,4-cyclodiphosphate synthase, chloroplastic, with protein MAMASSLICSTPIPTKFITKQNPLSNHSSNPIFPKLTKQPLRNLVVLSTAAIEAETQKSGTAKTPSKSLPFRVGHGFDLHRLEPGYPLIIGGINIPHDRGCEAHSDGDVLLHCVVDAILGALGLPDIGQIFPDTDPKWKGAPSSVFMEEAVRLMHEAGYELGNLDATLILQRPKVSPHKEAIRANLCKLLGADPSVVNLKAKTHEKVDSLGENRSIAAHTVVLLMKK; from the exons ATGGCTATGGCATCTTCACTAATTTgttcaactccaattccaaccaAATTCATCACAAAACAAAACCCCCTTTCTAATCACTCTTCAAATCCTATTTTCCCCAAATTAACCAAACAACCTTTAAGGAATTTGGTGGTTTTATCAACAGCTGCAATTGAAGCTGAAACACAAAAATCTGGTACTGCTAAAACTCCATCAAAGTCACTTCCTTTTAGAGTTGGACATGGATTTGACCTTCATAGATTGGAGCCTGGCTATCCTTTGATTATTGGTGGGATTAATATACCTCATGATAGAGGTTGTGAAGCTCACTCTGATG gtgaCGTTTTGCTTCATTGTGTTGTTGATGCGATTTTGGGAGCTTTAGGGCTTCCTGATATCGGGCAGATTTTCCCGGACACTGATCCTAAATGGAAGGGTGCGCCTTCTTCGGTGTTCATGGAAGAAGCT GTGCGTCTAATGCATGAAGCCGGTTATGAATTGGGAAACCTAGATGCCACTTTGATTCTTCAAAGACCAAAAGTGAGCCCACACAAGGAGGCTATTAGAGCCAACTTATGTAAGCTGCTTGGTGCTGATCCTTCTGTTGTGAACCTGAAAGCAAAGACTCATGAGAAAGTTGATAGTCTCGGTGAGAACAGGAGTATCGCGGCTCATACTGTTGTTCTTCTTATGAAGAAATAG